From Chryseobacterium sp. H1D6B, a single genomic window includes:
- a CDS encoding TlpA family protein disulfide reductase encodes MRKIIFSIVIVFGCIAGCIFLINKNTDIIKNMKIKTIEQVKRDKAKYPFKESPFYKNYYSKEELIVLNIWATWCKPCLEEMPKLNQIKRQLNNSKIIFLSYSIDNDTIKVKQFNSTKKFDFKDITLQNYYYKNSILTSLNANENNVNNSIINISSTEIPLTYIIKNGKVIHKEVGTIDYQEFSKKLNSF; translated from the coding sequence ATGAGAAAGATTATTTTTTCAATAGTAATAGTTTTTGGTTGTATAGCTGGGTGCATATTTTTAATTAATAAAAATACTGACATAATCAAAAACATGAAAATAAAAACAATAGAGCAGGTAAAAAGAGATAAAGCAAAATATCCTTTTAAAGAAAGTCCATTTTACAAAAATTATTATTCAAAAGAAGAGTTAATTGTTCTTAATATTTGGGCTACTTGGTGTAAACCTTGCCTAGAAGAAATGCCAAAGCTTAATCAGATAAAGAGACAACTAAACAATTCTAAAATCATTTTCTTGTCTTACTCAATCGATAATGATACTATAAAAGTTAAACAATTTAATTCAACAAAAAAATTTGATTTTAAAGATATAACGCTTCAAAATTATTATTATAAAAATTCTATTCTCACTAGCCTAAACGCAAATGAAAACAATGTAAATAATTCAATTATTAATATTTCTTCAACAGAAATTCCTTTGACATATATTATTAAAAACGGGAAAGTCATTCATAAAGAAGTTGGTACAATTGATTATCAAGAGTTTTCTAAAAAACTAAATTCATTTTAA